A DNA window from Pirellulales bacterium contains the following coding sequences:
- a CDS encoding LUD domain-containing protein, translated as MTASREQILAELRRNAPPLAPLPAVAGEWIAYPDLAEQFCRALAAVGGAGRVVRGDAELPAAVAEIAHPIQPKRTLSLVPAAIAGNVDLAAIESPHALDDVDLAVLPGELAVAENAAVWVTDRRLTHRAAYFIAQHVVLVVPAGKLVATMHAAYDRLAETNAGAGAFAAPGFGAFISGPSKTADIEQSLVIGAHGPRSLHVLLTE; from the coding sequence ATGACCGCGTCGCGCGAACAGATCCTCGCCGAGCTGCGTCGCAACGCCCCGCCGCTGGCGCCATTGCCGGCGGTGGCGGGCGAGTGGATCGCGTATCCCGATTTGGCCGAGCAGTTTTGCCGAGCGCTGGCCGCAGTCGGCGGCGCCGGGCGCGTCGTCCGCGGCGATGCAGAGTTGCCGGCCGCCGTCGCCGAGATCGCGCACCCCATCCAGCCGAAGCGCACGCTGTCGCTCGTGCCGGCGGCGATCGCGGGGAACGTCGACCTTGCGGCAATCGAATCCCCCCACGCCCTGGACGACGTCGATCTGGCCGTATTGCCGGGGGAGCTGGCGGTCGCCGAGAACGCGGCCGTCTGGGTCACGGATCGTCGGCTTACCCATCGCGCGGCGTACTTCATCGCGCAGCACGTCGTGCTGGTCGTCCCCGCGGGAAAGTTGGTCGCCACGATGCACGCGGCCTACGACCGTCTGGCCGAGACGAACGCCGGGGCGGGGGCCTTCGCGGCGCCCGGCTTCGGCGCCTTCATCAGCGGCCCCTCGAAAACCGCCGACATCGAGCAATCGCTCGTCATCGGCGCCCACGGGCCAAGATCGCTCCACGTGCTGCTGACGGAATGA
- a CDS encoding lactate utilization protein: MSAHAVAAAEFVANGSRAAWHDQALWFIRAKRDNQARSLPEWEHLRELASQVKLHTMSNLAGLLEQFDENARRLGARVHWARDAAEHNAIIHGLLAERSVRRVVKSKSMLTEECGLNPYLERHGIEVTDTDLGEWIVQLRDEAPSHIVLPAIHIKKEEVGALFHDRLGTAAGATDPKYLAEAARQRLRQKFLAAEAGITGVNFAIAETGGFVVCTNEGNADLGTSLPPLHIAAMGIEKIIPRAADLGVFLRLLGRSATGQPITAYSSHFHGPRPGGELHIVLVDNGRSSLLGSEDFRRSLNCIRCGACLNTCPVFRRSGGHSYGVTVAGPIGSIINPARDAAEHGSLPYACSLCGSCSDVCPVKIDLHNQLLTWRREIVARGLLAPAKRTMMRAASFVLRRSWLYRAAGAAARTALRISPRWLVYSRLNLWGRQRELPEPPAKSFRAWYDEHQEGR, encoded by the coding sequence ATGTCCGCTCACGCAGTCGCCGCCGCCGAGTTTGTCGCCAACGGTTCGCGGGCCGCTTGGCACGATCAGGCGCTGTGGTTCATCCGTGCGAAGCGCGACAACCAGGCTCGCTCGCTTCCCGAGTGGGAGCATCTGAGGGAACTCGCCTCGCAGGTGAAGCTTCACACGATGAGCAATCTGGCGGGGCTCTTGGAGCAGTTCGACGAGAACGCCCGCCGGCTCGGCGCCCGCGTCCACTGGGCTCGCGACGCGGCCGAACACAATGCGATCATCCACGGGCTGCTCGCCGAGCGGAGCGTCCGCCGGGTCGTCAAAAGCAAGTCGATGCTCACCGAGGAGTGCGGGCTCAATCCGTATCTCGAACGGCACGGGATCGAGGTGACCGACACCGACCTGGGCGAATGGATCGTGCAACTGCGCGACGAGGCGCCCAGCCACATCGTCCTCCCCGCGATTCATATCAAAAAGGAAGAGGTCGGCGCACTGTTCCACGACCGGCTCGGCACCGCGGCGGGAGCGACCGACCCCAAGTACCTCGCCGAGGCGGCCCGGCAACGCCTGCGGCAGAAGTTCCTCGCCGCCGAAGCGGGGATCACCGGCGTGAACTTCGCGATCGCCGAGACCGGCGGGTTCGTCGTATGCACCAACGAAGGGAACGCCGACTTGGGGACCTCGCTCCCCCCGCTCCACATCGCCGCGATGGGAATCGAGAAGATCATTCCCCGGGCCGCCGATTTGGGGGTCTTCCTGCGGCTCCTGGGGCGTTCGGCCACCGGCCAGCCGATCACCGCTTACAGTTCTCACTTCCACGGCCCGCGGCCCGGAGGCGAATTGCACATCGTGCTGGTCGACAACGGTCGCAGCAGCCTGCTCGGGAGCGAGGACTTTCGTCGGTCGCTCAACTGCATCCGCTGCGGGGCGTGTCTCAACACGTGCCCCGTCTTTCGCCGCAGCGGCGGGCACAGCTACGGCGTCACCGTGGCGGGTCCGATCGGGTCGATCATCAACCCGGCCCGCGACGCGGCCGAGCACGGCAGTCTGCCTTACGCCTGCAGCCTGTGCGGCTCGTGCAGCGACGTTTGCCCGGTGAAGATCGACCTCCACAACCAACTGCTTACCTGGCGGCGCGAGATCGTCGCGCGCGGCCTGCTCGCTCCTGCAAAACGCACCATGATGCGCGCGGCGAGCTTCGTGCTGCGGCGCTCGTGGCTGTACCGCGCGGCCGGGGCGGCGGCCCGAACGGCTCTGCGGATCAGTCCGCGATGGCTCGTCTATTCGCGGCTGAATCTCTGGGGCCGGCAGCGCGAGCTCCCCGAGCCGCCGGCCAAGAGCTTCCGCGCCTGGTACGACGAACATCAGGAGGGACGATGA
- a CDS encoding (Fe-S)-binding protein: protein MRIGLFIPCYVDQFYPRVGAATLRLLERFAPRLATQPWQSVEIVYPREQTCCGQPMANAGCVEEAKPVAERFLAAFRACDYVVGPSGSCVAMVRKHYHGLIADEAARAQLEAKTFELCEFLVDVAQVDEIAGNFAHRVGLHQSCHGLRELDLGRGSERMLPAFNKVRQLVAGLDGIELTDLDRPDECCGFGGTFAVFEEAVSCMMGRDRVADHRRHGAEVLASADMSCLMHLGGLIRRDGEPLRVMHVAELLCEAMGLRIDVD, encoded by the coding sequence ATGCGCATCGGGCTGTTTATTCCCTGCTACGTCGACCAGTTCTACCCGCGCGTGGGTGCGGCGACGCTGCGGTTGTTGGAGCGGTTCGCCCCGCGGCTGGCGACCCAGCCGTGGCAGAGCGTCGAAATCGTTTACCCCCGCGAGCAGACCTGCTGCGGCCAACCGATGGCGAACGCCGGCTGCGTCGAGGAGGCCAAACCCGTGGCCGAGCGTTTCCTGGCCGCGTTCCGCGCGTGCGACTACGTCGTCGGCCCCTCGGGGAGCTGCGTCGCGATGGTCCGCAAGCATTATCACGGACTGATCGCGGACGAAGCGGCCCGTGCGCAGCTCGAGGCCAAGACCTTCGAGTTGTGCGAGTTTCTGGTCGACGTGGCTCAGGTCGACGAGATCGCGGGGAATTTCGCCCATCGCGTGGGACTCCACCAAAGCTGCCACGGCCTCCGCGAGCTCGACTTGGGACGCGGCAGCGAGCGAATGCTTCCCGCGTTCAACAAGGTCCGGCAGCTTGTCGCGGGATTGGACGGGATTGAACTGACCGATCTCGATCGCCCCGACGAGTGCTGCGGATTCGGCGGCACGTTCGCAGTGTTCGAGGAGGCGGTCTCGTGCATGATGGGCCGCGACCGCGTCGCGGATCACCGGCGGCACGGCGCCGAGGTGCTCGCCTCGGCCGACATGTCGTGCCTGATGCACCTGGGAGGACTGATCCGTCGCGACGGCGAGCCGCTGCGAGTCATGCATGTCGCCGAGTTGTTGTGCGAGGCGATGGGGTTGCGGATTGACGTTGATTGA
- a CDS encoding L-rhamnose isomerase: MSSSSPVASATDAAVESAFDLARETYAGYGVDVDAALETLRGVAISLHCWQGDDVGGFENAGDELGGGLAVTGNYPGKARTPDELRADVEQALRLIPGNHRFNLHAFYAETGGQRIERTQLGVEHFQRWIDWAKEQGLGMDFNPTCFAHPLAADGFTLAHADATIRTYWIEHCQACREIGAAMGAALGSPCVTNIWIPDGYKDQPVDRKGPRERLAAALDEVFAKPLSPAHNLDAVESKLFGIGSESYVVGSHEFYLGYAAARQKALCLDAGHFHPTESIAEKISSVMMWVPELLLHVSRGVRWDSDHVVAYTDDLQAIGQEIVRGGFLSRTHIGLDFFDASINRIAAWVIGTRNTLRSVLAALLEPIDTLRAMEAEGDFTGRLALLEQCKALPVGAVWDHHCLSSETPPGLAWLDEVRRYERETLSQR; encoded by the coding sequence ATGTCTTCTTCATCGCCTGTCGCCTCTGCAACCGACGCCGCGGTCGAGTCCGCGTTCGACCTCGCCCGCGAGACCTATGCCGGCTACGGAGTCGACGTCGACGCGGCGCTCGAGACGCTGCGCGGCGTCGCAATTTCGCTCCACTGTTGGCAAGGAGACGACGTCGGGGGATTCGAGAACGCGGGCGACGAACTGGGGGGCGGGCTGGCGGTCACCGGCAACTATCCCGGCAAGGCTCGCACTCCCGACGAACTGCGGGCCGACGTCGAGCAGGCGCTGCGGCTCATTCCCGGCAACCATCGGTTCAACCTCCATGCGTTTTACGCGGAGACCGGCGGACAGCGAATCGAGCGAACCCAACTGGGGGTCGAACACTTTCAGCGGTGGATCGACTGGGCCAAGGAGCAGGGGCTGGGGATGGATTTCAACCCCACGTGCTTCGCTCACCCGTTGGCCGCCGACGGTTTCACGCTAGCCCACGCGGACGCCACGATCCGCACGTATTGGATCGAGCACTGCCAAGCGTGCCGCGAGATCGGCGCCGCGATGGGCGCGGCTCTCGGCTCGCCCTGCGTGACCAACATCTGGATCCCCGACGGGTACAAGGACCAGCCGGTCGACCGCAAGGGCCCGCGCGAACGGCTCGCCGCGGCCCTGGACGAGGTGTTCGCCAAACCCCTCTCCCCCGCGCACAATCTCGACGCCGTCGAGAGCAAGCTGTTCGGCATCGGGTCGGAAAGCTACGTCGTCGGTTCGCACGAGTTCTACCTCGGTTACGCCGCTGCGCGGCAGAAGGCGCTTTGTCTCGACGCGGGGCACTTCCACCCCACCGAGTCGATCGCCGAAAAGATCAGTTCGGTGATGATGTGGGTCCCGGAACTTCTGCTCCACGTGAGCCGCGGGGTGCGCTGGGACAGCGACCACGTGGTCGCCTACACCGACGATTTGCAGGCGATCGGCCAGGAGATCGTCCGCGGCGGATTCCTGTCGCGCACCCACATCGGGCTCGACTTTTTCGACGCGAGCATCAACCGCATCGCCGCGTGGGTCATCGGCACGCGCAATACGCTGCGGTCGGTCCTGGCGGCCTTGCTGGAGCCGATCGACACGCTGCGGGCCATGGAGGCCGAGGGGGACTTCACGGGGCGGCTCGCCCTGTTGGAGCAATGCAAGGCGCTTCCCGTCGGCGCCGTGTGGGATCACCACTGCCTGTCGAGCGAGACCCCGCCGGGGCTGGCATGGCTCGACGAGGTGCGTCGTTACGAGCGCGAGACGCTCTCGCAGCGATGA